One Candidatus Obscuribacterales bacterium genomic window carries:
- a CDS encoding DMT family transporter yields MFAELRADQKRLTLSLDRRIQLETAAKASSTTSAVSSVVALALAALAGGFVIVQTGINTSLRKTAVPSALATSVFSFCVGLAVSMLICLVHKFPRQGIWPVHGFKAIPWYAYTGGVLGAGFVTSAIYLAPELGFATFQLAVVAGQLLSGLVCDTIGFLHLSPSPATPWRMMNVTIVLVGTALSANWTGWSSSWQAPVYILIAAVAGGVFPIQACVNWELGNHVGTPFRAVAVNFGVGAVILWLAVLVETVSLGGDNLVDLSAQDDSDYSCEWWFWTGGCFGALLIAAVTLGIPAIGAV; encoded by the coding sequence AAGGCATCTAGTACTACTAGCGCTGTATCGTCCGTGGTGGCATTAGCCCTGGCTGCATTGGCTGGGGGGTTTGTCATTGTACAGACCGGCATCAACACCAGTCTCCGTAAAACAGCCGTTCCGAGCGCCTTGGCTACGAGTGTGTTTAGCTTTTGCGTTGGTTTGGCTGTCAGTATGTTGATCTGTCTGGTCCATAAATTCCCACGCCAAGGTATTTGGCCCGTTCACGGTTTTAAAGCCATCCCATGGTACGCCTACACGGGTGGAGTTCTTGGGGCAGGTTTTGTCACGTCTGCCATTTACCTAGCGCCGGAACTGGGCTTTGCAACGTTTCAACTAGCTGTTGTGGCGGGGCAGCTTCTGTCGGGACTTGTGTGTGATACGATTGGCTTTTTACATCTATCGCCCTCCCCTGCGACGCCATGGAGAATGATGAATGTGACGATAGTCCTCGTGGGTACTGCTCTCAGTGCCAACTGGACAGGATGGAGCAGCAGCTGGCAGGCCCCCGTCTATATTCTCATCGCGGCAGTGGCCGGAGGTGTCTTCCCCATTCAAGCATGTGTCAATTGGGAGCTAGGGAATCATGTCGGTACTCCTTTTCGGGCTGTGGCCGTCAATTTTGGTGTCGGTGCCGTCATACTATGGTTGGCCGTCTTGGTGGAAACAGTATCGTTGGGTGGTGACAACTTGGTGGATCTCAGCGCTCAAGATGATTCTGATTATAGCTGCGAATGGTGGTTTTGGACGGGTGGTTGCTTTGGAGCATTGCTAATTGCTGCAGTCACACTTGGTATTCCAGCCATCGGCGCGGT